The genomic segment CGTTCATTTTCCAACTCACGTTCGGCCAAACGTAAAGGGGCGTCCAACCGAAACTTAAATTGCGGCATGGCTTAAGCATCCTTTCATCTGCTCTAACATCTCTACAAAGCTCACTTTTTCATTCACACCTTGACAAAGGAAACCTTCAATGCCGTCATTATGAGCGATAGCATCATCAATTCGCGGACTACTTCCCGAAACATAGGCTCCGATGTCAATCAAATCTTTAGCATCCTGGTAAACTGCGAGATATTCTCGAAAGCTCCCCGCCATGTTCTGATGTTCAGGGTTTACAATATCCGACATCACCCGACTGACAGATTGCATAATATCAATTGCCGGATAATGGTTTTGAGCCGCCAAATCCCGCGTGAGCACGATATGTCCATCCAATATCCCCCTTACTGCGTCGGCGATGGGTTCGTTATGATCATCCCCGTCAACTAAAACGGTGTAAATCCCCGTAATACTTCCTTCCTGGGACATTCCCGACCTTTCAAGAAGTTTAGGAAGGAGCGAGAAAACGGAAGGAGGGTAACCCCGAGTTGCTGGCGGTTCCCCCGCCGTTAATCCTACTTCCCGCTGAGCCATCGCAAAACGGGTCACGGAGTCCATCATCAGGAGAACATTTTTTCCGAGATCTCGGAAGTATTCAGCAATCGCAGTCGCCGTGTAGGCCGCTTTTAACCGTACTAAAGCCGGTTGATCGGAAGTCGCTATAACCAGGACAGAACGCTTCATCCCCTCAGGTCCGAGATCCTTTTCAATAAAGTCTCGCAGTTCACGGCCACGTTCTCCCACGAGGGCAATAACGTTAATATCAGCGGTACAATTTCGGGCCATCATTCCCA from the Desulfitobacterium metallireducens DSM 15288 genome contains:
- the fliI gene encoding flagellar protein export ATPase FliI — protein: MRDWNRLADKVQNMEPIIPQGRVAKIIGLMVESDGPRVSVGAYCKIITREGAEIPAEVVGFRNSTTLLMPLAELEGIAPGDRVVPQQHKLTVGVGPSLLGRILDGLGHPLDGRPLDCEGGEYPLQNSPPNAFLRPRIRDPLSVGVRAVDGLLTIGKGQRIGIFAGSGVGKSTLLGMMARNCTADINVIALVGERGRELRDFIEKDLGPEGMKRSVLVIATSDQPALVRLKAAYTATAIAEYFRDLGKNVLLMMDSVTRFAMAQREVGLTAGEPPATRGYPPSVFSLLPKLLERSGMSQEGSITGIYTVLVDGDDHNEPIADAVRGILDGHIVLTRDLAAQNHYPAIDIMQSVSRVMSDIVNPEHQNMAGSFREYLAVYQDAKDLIDIGAYVSGSSPRIDDAIAHNDGIEGFLCQGVNEKVSFVEMLEQMKGCLSHAAI